The following proteins are co-located in the Apium graveolens cultivar Ventura chromosome 5, ASM990537v1, whole genome shotgun sequence genome:
- the LOC141659814 gene encoding uncharacterized protein LOC141659814, which produces MSILLYLPPGYRPSMVQQLAPRSIDSWAALKSKFQARFSSNYKGIKVTASLMTMHQRSGESLRSFLTRFREEIAEIPDLIERMAVNFLTAGIDKSRNGLLLEEIFEKRPKTLQAAFQIIEHRMMLQEAVSCIQSPKRSSRYEQRRSYSLRSPARDRRQERRRSPPSHTVEHQPRDRRERDWQPRSRPEKEFAKLNTEKTTILAVLKTEPDYRPPRPMKPGRPPSSRYCDYHEDTGHTTEQCFQLSNLIEGKICRGQLVHYVQREDSPRRHRRVEEDRVIDVIFGGVAAGGLSHNSRKSYAHEVFNVNPPTSKRTRTNPSPAISFSDDDYRPGLIEGHQDALVITTRVGNNTVKKMLVDNGSSVDVLYHHAFSRMDLGDRRLENARTPLYGFTGNEVHVVGTVDMPVLFGSPPCQIWKIVKFHVISASSSFNSILGRTTITALRAITSISHLKMKFPTDFGV; this is translated from the coding sequence ATGTCAATTCTTCTCTACTTGCCTCCAGGGTACCGCCCTTCGATGGTACAGCAACTTGCCCCCCGGTCGATCGACTCATGGGCGGCCTTAAAAAGCAAGTTTCAAGCCCGTTTTTCCAGTAACTACAAAGGAATAAAGGTCACAGCTTCCCTAATGACAATGCACCAACGCTCAGGAGAAAGTCTCCGAAGTTTTCTAACACGATTCAGAGAAGAAATAGCAGAGATTCCAGATCTAATTGAGCGAATGGCAGTCAATTTTCTGACAGCAGGCATTGATAAATCTCGCAATGGTTTGCTCTTAGAGGAGATCTTTGAGAAAAGACCGAAAACCTTACAAGCAGCATTTCAAATAATAGAACATCGCATGATGCTCCAAGAGGCAGTAAGCTGCATACAGTCCCCCAAGCGCTCCTCCAGGTATGAACAACGACGCAGCTACAGTCTGCGATCTCCCGCGCGTGACAGACGTCAAGAACGTCGTCGTTCACCGCCTAGTCATACTGTCGAGCATCAACCAAGGGATAGAAGAGAGAGAGACTGGCAACCCCGCAGTCGACCAGAAAAAGAATTTGCAAAGCTTAACACTGAGAAAACGACCATCTTAGCGGTCCTAAAGACAGAGCCGGACTATCGTCCTCCAAGACCCATGAAACCGGGTCGTCCCCCGAGCTCTAGATACTGCGATTACCATGAGGATACAGGCCACACAACTGAACAATGCTTTCAACTAAGCAACCTCATCGAGGGGAAAATTTGCCGAGGACAGCTAGTGCATTATGTACAGCGGGAAGATTCTCCTCGACGCCATAGACGAGTTGAAGAAGATCGGGTAATTGACGTTATCTTTGGTGGTGTGGCAGCCGGGGGGCTCTCTCATAATTCCCGAAAAAGCTATGCCCATGAGGTTTTTAATGTCAACCCACCGACATCCAAACGCACCCGGACAAATCCGTCCCCTGCCATTTCCTTCTCAGACGATGATTACCGCCCTGGTCTCATCGAAGGCCATCAGGACGCCCTTGTCATCACGACCCGGGTGGGAAACAATACGGTAAAAAAGATGTTGGTCGACAATGGCAGCTCCGTCGACGTGCTATACCATCATGCCTTCTCCCGAATGGACCTCGGGGATCGACGCCTAGAGAATGCCCGAACGCCTCTATACGGTTTTACAGGGAATGAGGTACATGTAGTTGGGACAGTCGACATGCCGGTGCTTTTTGGTTCTCCCCCATGTCAGATTTGGAAGATTGTCAAGTTTCATGTGATCAGTGCATCCTCGAGTTTCAACTCCATATTGGGACGAACAACGATCACCGCCCTTCGGGCCATTACTTCCATCTCCCATTTAAAAATGAAGTTCCCCACAGACTTTGGTGTATGA